In Microbacterium cremeum, a genomic segment contains:
- a CDS encoding CopG family transcriptional regulator: MRTTVTIDDDVLAAAKQFADARGLTLGEALSQLARATLTERRRYGGTRNGIVLLPAPATAASGEIEDVNALRDEP, encoded by the coding sequence ATGCGCACGACGGTGACCATCGACGACGACGTCCTCGCGGCGGCGAAGCAGTTCGCCGACGCCCGCGGCCTGACCCTCGGCGAGGCGCTGTCGCAGCTCGCGCGGGCCACCCTCACCGAGCGCCGCCGCTATGGCGGCACGCGCAACGGCATCGTGCTGCTGCCGGCTCCCGCCACCGCGGCCAGCGGCGAGATCGAGGACGTCAACGCCCTCCGGGACGAGCCGTGA
- a CDS encoding multicopper oxidase family protein: MSSAVLQLLWGAVVLAAAATWALLAVRLGRTDGRGSASRTRGARSARPGPGDWGLVAAGAALLAARGGIVAALAAASVVFVQDRAWGLALSAVTAVAAVAAIALRLRVGPAFAGGAAVAAGAELMLVVVVGAPVPLWAGLAVTAAVVAATVVWAFVRLGTGRRPLAATIAAATVAVAALAAVGVGVVGRGALAQEGFQTHGHGAAPGTAAADAVAPPATPPSIPVSQLAGEPDAGAPRVSVVLRAQRQTIDLGAGAAVEAWTFGGLAGPAIVATEGDVLDVTLENVDVEAGVTAHWHGYPVPAAADGVAGVTQDAVRPGESFRTAFTLTRPGTYWYHTHQRGSEGVVRGLYGTLVVQPAGGQAEDVDVVLPVHTFGRTVVLGDSAGEQRTTAREGQSVRVRLINTDQQPQRFTVAGAPFRVLALDGADVETHEARDAAVEVPAGGRVDIGFRMPQAAVAVRAAASGTAAMVFATGDSPAPAAAAKDGRAFDPLTDVTASAPPDAATAAAIARAAASGGFDVDETYALDRLPRVVGGVPQYAYTVNGAVYPFVPSTVVGEGDVVRLTVVNRGFETHPMHPHGHTVRVLAVDGAAPASPLWLDTFDVGPGEVWEVAFVADNPGIWMDHCHNLEHAALGMVMHIAYRGVSTPFAHGGPAGNAPE; encoded by the coding sequence ATGAGTTCTGCCGTGCTGCAGCTGCTCTGGGGAGCAGTGGTGCTGGCGGCGGCCGCGACCTGGGCCCTGCTGGCTGTGCGGCTGGGGAGGACGGACGGGCGGGGGAGCGCGTCCCGCACCCGCGGCGCGCGGTCGGCCCGGCCGGGGCCCGGGGACTGGGGCCTGGTGGCGGCGGGGGCGGCACTGCTCGCGGCGCGCGGGGGGATCGTCGCAGCGCTGGCGGCGGCATCCGTCGTCTTCGTCCAGGACCGGGCATGGGGCCTCGCGCTCTCGGCCGTGACGGCGGTCGCCGCGGTCGCCGCGATCGCGCTGCGGCTGCGCGTCGGGCCGGCGTTCGCCGGCGGTGCCGCCGTGGCTGCCGGCGCCGAGCTCATGCTCGTCGTCGTGGTGGGCGCGCCTGTGCCGCTGTGGGCGGGGCTCGCCGTCACGGCGGCCGTCGTGGCGGCGACCGTCGTGTGGGCGTTCGTGCGGCTCGGCACGGGCCGTCGTCCGCTCGCCGCGACGATCGCGGCCGCCACAGTGGCTGTCGCGGCGCTCGCCGCCGTCGGGGTGGGGGTCGTGGGCCGGGGCGCGCTGGCCCAGGAGGGCTTCCAGACGCACGGGCACGGCGCCGCCCCCGGCACGGCGGCCGCCGATGCCGTGGCGCCCCCGGCGACGCCTCCGTCGATCCCGGTGTCGCAGCTCGCGGGCGAGCCCGACGCGGGTGCCCCTCGCGTCTCGGTCGTTCTGCGGGCGCAGCGGCAGACGATCGACCTCGGCGCGGGCGCCGCCGTCGAGGCGTGGACGTTCGGCGGCCTCGCGGGTCCTGCGATCGTCGCGACCGAGGGCGACGTGCTCGACGTGACCCTCGAGAACGTCGACGTCGAGGCCGGTGTGACGGCGCACTGGCACGGGTATCCGGTGCCGGCGGCGGCGGACGGCGTCGCCGGAGTGACGCAGGATGCCGTGCGCCCCGGCGAGTCGTTCCGCACCGCCTTCACGCTGACGCGGCCGGGGACGTACTGGTACCACACGCATCAGCGCGGCTCGGAGGGCGTCGTGCGCGGGCTCTACGGCACCCTCGTGGTGCAGCCGGCGGGCGGCCAGGCCGAGGACGTCGACGTGGTGCTGCCGGTGCACACGTTCGGTCGCACCGTGGTGCTCGGCGACAGCGCCGGCGAGCAGCGCACCACGGCCCGCGAGGGCCAGTCCGTGCGGGTGCGCCTGATCAACACCGACCAGCAGCCGCAGCGGTTCACGGTCGCGGGAGCGCCGTTCCGGGTGCTCGCGCTCGACGGCGCCGACGTCGAGACCCACGAGGCGCGCGACGCCGCGGTCGAGGTACCGGCGGGCGGGCGGGTCGACATCGGATTCCGGATGCCGCAGGCCGCCGTCGCGGTGCGGGCCGCGGCATCCGGCACCGCCGCCATGGTGTTCGCGACCGGCGACTCGCCCGCGCCGGCGGCTGCGGCGAAGGACGGCCGGGCGTTCGATCCGCTCACGGACGTGACCGCGTCGGCGCCGCCCGATGCGGCCACCGCCGCTGCGATCGCGCGCGCAGCGGCATCCGGCGGCTTCGATGTGGACGAGACGTACGCGCTCGACCGCCTCCCGCGTGTGGTGGGCGGAGTGCCGCAGTATGCGTACACGGTGAACGGCGCGGTGTATCCGTTCGTGCCGTCGACGGTGGTGGGCGAAGGCGACGTGGTGCGGCTCACGGTGGTCAACCGCGGGTTCGAGACGCATCCGATGCATCCGCACGGCCATACCGTGCGGGTGCTCGCGGTCGACGGTGCGGCGCCGGCGTCGCCGCTGTGGCTCGACACGTTCGACGTCGGCCCGGGTGAGGTGTGGGAGGTCGCGTTCGTCGCCGACAACCCGGGCATCTGGATGGATCACTGCCACAACCTCGAGCACGCTGCGCTCGGGATGGTGATGCACATCGCCTACCGCGGCGTGTCGACCCCGTTCGCGCACGGCGGGCCCGCCGGGAACGCGCCGGAGTGA
- a CDS encoding DUF6220 domain-containing protein, whose product MSAVTIEGVLMRKVFFVVSLLAIAVVAVQYYLAAVGVFSGSHDGFVFHGTSGRIVAPIVFLLLIVTAALARAGKKTIWLTVLMLGLLVMQTLIFVFTGLIFGVGPDTPNPPVAAILTVSLHALNPMFMIWVGVVIALRARRLAFPGAGAAPDGATATDAEAAVSPALDRPAGPPPTS is encoded by the coding sequence ATGAGCGCGGTCACGATCGAGGGGGTCCTCATGCGCAAGGTGTTCTTCGTCGTCAGCCTGCTGGCGATCGCGGTCGTCGCGGTGCAGTACTACCTGGCGGCCGTGGGGGTGTTCTCGGGCTCGCACGACGGCTTCGTCTTCCACGGCACGTCGGGGCGCATCGTCGCGCCGATCGTCTTCCTGCTGCTGATCGTGACGGCCGCTCTCGCGCGCGCCGGCAAGAAGACGATCTGGCTCACGGTCCTGATGCTCGGCCTGCTGGTGATGCAGACGCTCATCTTCGTCTTCACCGGGCTCATCTTCGGCGTCGGACCCGACACGCCGAACCCGCCCGTCGCGGCGATCCTGACGGTGAGCCTGCACGCCCTCAACCCGATGTTCATGATCTGGGTCGGCGTCGTCATCGCCCTGCGTGCGCGGCGGCTGGCCTTCCCGGGCGCGGGTGCCGCGCCTGACGGCGCAACGGCGACGGATGCCGAAGCAGCAGTGTCGCCGGCACTCGATCGGCCCGCCGGCCCGCCGCCGACGTCATGA
- a CDS encoding sensor histidine kinase → MGRPAVRSLIWGLTAVAVSAVTAALFAVLYERPLPWLMLLYLLVVPIPFLVVGIVLFAGGHRAGAFVLLGSILGPGFAAPLEVLLKARYAAYGAEEWMPWALTGEALIVTWGLACFAVAIGLFPSCIARTRLQRRLVRALWFLPLPMLIALLSHEDVLVDRIAYGELPPIANPVHVPALAFLAPFTASMREMLYAVVAAAIVALVVRYRHESLEHRTQIRWVLFGGGAALAVGLVPFLVQPILGADAPEHGDLAITLSTFAIPLIPLSLLVALEPPTWLDSEAVMRKSFIYGALSLGILAVYAVVVTGLGVTAGAGLPVEVAIAVTAVLAFGFQPLRERLRTIADRWVFGARPAAVLDAGSPDDQDDEQVAARLAQLVRSAVRLRWVAVRIPPGPEGTAGTPSADTALTLPLGSDGTRVGEIRCGPKLTGRLSDRDIRLISALGQQSALLVANRRLAGRIVQVQEAERRRIERNLHDGAQQELVSLVAKLGLARARVRTGSLDEEILIELQHEVQGVLREVRELAQGIHPSVLTDGGLVAAVEDRCDRLPVDIRLSVGPGLRGARFDDDIEGAAYFFVVEALTNVLKHAGASHARVELSCDRSGLSLTVADDGVGFDPARVHRHGLVGLADRFTALGGSMSVDSAPGAGTTVRAQLPARPRGGAR, encoded by the coding sequence GTGGGGCGACCTGCCGTGCGGAGCCTGATCTGGGGGCTGACGGCGGTCGCGGTGTCGGCCGTGACCGCCGCCCTCTTCGCCGTGCTCTACGAGCGGCCGCTGCCGTGGCTGATGCTGCTCTACCTGCTGGTCGTCCCGATCCCGTTCCTCGTGGTCGGGATCGTGCTGTTCGCGGGAGGACACCGCGCCGGCGCGTTCGTGCTGCTCGGGTCGATCCTCGGGCCGGGGTTCGCGGCACCGCTCGAGGTGCTCCTCAAGGCGCGGTACGCGGCGTACGGTGCGGAGGAATGGATGCCGTGGGCCCTGACCGGCGAGGCGCTCATCGTCACGTGGGGTCTGGCGTGCTTCGCCGTGGCGATCGGCCTCTTCCCGTCGTGCATCGCCCGGACGCGTCTGCAGCGCCGTCTCGTGCGCGCGCTGTGGTTCCTGCCGCTGCCGATGCTGATCGCACTGCTCTCGCACGAGGACGTGCTGGTCGACCGCATCGCGTACGGCGAGCTGCCGCCGATCGCCAACCCCGTGCATGTGCCCGCCCTGGCGTTCCTGGCGCCGTTCACCGCCTCGATGCGCGAGATGCTCTACGCCGTCGTGGCGGCCGCCATCGTCGCCCTCGTCGTCCGGTACCGCCACGAGTCGCTCGAGCACCGCACGCAGATCCGCTGGGTGCTGTTCGGCGGCGGCGCGGCCCTCGCGGTCGGGCTGGTGCCGTTCCTCGTCCAGCCGATCCTCGGCGCGGACGCCCCCGAGCACGGCGATCTCGCGATCACGCTCAGCACGTTCGCGATACCGCTCATCCCGCTGTCGCTGCTGGTCGCGCTCGAGCCGCCGACGTGGCTCGACTCCGAAGCGGTCATGCGCAAGTCGTTCATCTACGGCGCGCTCTCGCTCGGCATCCTGGCGGTGTACGCCGTGGTCGTGACGGGCCTGGGCGTGACCGCCGGCGCGGGCCTGCCGGTCGAGGTCGCCATCGCGGTCACGGCCGTGCTCGCCTTCGGCTTCCAGCCGCTCCGTGAGCGGCTGCGGACGATCGCCGATCGCTGGGTGTTCGGCGCGCGGCCGGCAGCGGTGCTCGATGCCGGCAGCCCGGACGACCAGGATGACGAGCAGGTCGCCGCACGGCTGGCCCAGCTGGTTCGCTCGGCCGTGCGCCTGCGCTGGGTGGCGGTGCGGATCCCGCCGGGCCCGGAGGGGACCGCGGGCACCCCGTCAGCCGATACCGCGCTCACGCTTCCGCTCGGCAGCGACGGCACGCGGGTGGGCGAGATCCGCTGCGGCCCGAAGCTCACGGGGCGTCTCTCCGACCGCGACATCCGTCTCATCAGCGCGCTCGGGCAGCAGTCCGCACTGCTCGTCGCCAACCGGCGACTGGCCGGCCGCATCGTGCAGGTGCAGGAGGCCGAGCGTCGCCGCATCGAGCGCAATCTGCACGACGGCGCGCAGCAGGAGCTCGTGTCGCTGGTGGCCAAGCTCGGCCTCGCACGCGCCCGCGTCCGCACCGGCAGTCTCGACGAGGAGATCCTCATCGAGCTGCAGCACGAGGTGCAAGGGGTGCTGCGCGAGGTGCGCGAGCTCGCTCAGGGGATCCACCCGTCGGTGCTCACCGACGGAGGGCTCGTGGCGGCGGTCGAGGACCGATGCGACCGGCTGCCCGTCGACATCCGGCTGTCGGTCGGACCGGGGCTTCGAGGCGCCCGGTTCGACGACGACATCGAGGGCGCCGCCTACTTCTTCGTCGTCGAGGCGCTCACGAACGTGCTCAAGCACGCCGGCGCCTCGCACGCGCGCGTCGAGCTGTCGTGCGACCGCTCCGGACTCTCGCTGACCGTCGCCGACGACGGCGTCGGGTTCGACCCGGCCCGCGTGCACCGGCACGGGCTGGTGGGCCTGGCGGATCGGTTCACGGCACTCGGCGGCTCGATGTCGGTGGACTCCGCGCCGGGCGCGGGCACGACGGTGCGCGCCCAGCTGCCGGCCCGGCCGAGGGGAGGCGCCCGATGA
- a CDS encoding response regulator transcription factor, translating into MIEVAIADDHFLVREGTRQLLEASGEVRVVASVGDGEQLLEAVSRLSPDAAVVDIRMPPHHQMEGIHVARTIRAEHPGTGVVVLSQHANSLYALELFRDGTQGLAYLLKDRVGDLDELLRALRAVITGGSVIDPMVVEALLNRQTSASDRALAQLTPRELEVLAAMSSGSSNASIARSLFLSQSAVEKHINAIFAKLGLSGADAETHRRVAAVLAFLGSGETDDRPATG; encoded by the coding sequence ATGATCGAGGTCGCGATCGCCGACGATCACTTCCTGGTGCGCGAAGGCACGCGGCAGCTGCTCGAGGCCTCGGGCGAGGTCCGCGTGGTGGCCTCCGTCGGCGACGGCGAGCAGCTGCTGGAGGCCGTGTCGCGCCTGTCTCCGGACGCCGCGGTGGTCGACATCCGGATGCCGCCTCATCACCAGATGGAGGGGATCCATGTCGCGCGCACCATCCGCGCCGAGCATCCCGGCACGGGGGTGGTCGTCCTGTCGCAGCACGCGAACTCGCTGTATGCGCTCGAGCTCTTCCGCGACGGCACGCAGGGCCTGGCGTACCTGCTGAAGGATCGCGTCGGCGACCTGGACGAACTGCTCCGCGCACTGCGGGCGGTGATCACGGGCGGCTCCGTCATCGACCCGATGGTCGTGGAGGCGCTGCTGAACCGCCAGACCTCGGCGTCGGATCGTGCACTCGCACAGCTGACGCCGCGCGAGCTCGAGGTGCTCGCCGCGATGTCGTCGGGCAGCTCGAACGCATCCATCGCGCGGTCGCTGTTCCTGTCGCAGTCGGCGGTCGAGAAGCACATCAACGCGATCTTCGCGAAGCTGGGGCTGTCGGGCGCCGACGCCGAGACCCACCGCCGCGTGGCGGCGGTACTGGCGTTCCTGGGGAGCGGCGAGACGGACGACCGGCCCGCGACCGGCTGA
- a CDS encoding DNA-3-methyladenine glycosylase I translates to MSTDVRIGPDEVARCAWVGDDPEYRRYHDDEWGTPLHGDRPLFEKMSLEGFQAGLSWITILRKRPRFREVFAGFDPEAVARFGDADVERLMTDAGIIRNRAKILATIGNARLVVEMAPGELDELMWSFAPVAGRRPRALAEVPATTPESDAMSKALRARGFRFVGSTTMYALMQSTGMVDDHVEECWRAR, encoded by the coding sequence ATGAGCACGGACGTCCGCATCGGTCCCGACGAGGTCGCGCGCTGCGCGTGGGTCGGCGACGACCCCGAGTACCGCCGCTACCACGACGACGAGTGGGGCACGCCCCTGCACGGCGACCGGCCCCTGTTCGAGAAGATGAGCCTCGAGGGGTTCCAGGCGGGCCTGTCGTGGATCACGATCCTCCGCAAGCGGCCGCGGTTCCGCGAGGTGTTCGCGGGTTTCGACCCCGAGGCGGTCGCCCGGTTCGGCGATGCCGACGTCGAGCGATTGATGACGGATGCCGGGATCATCCGCAACCGCGCGAAGATCCTGGCCACGATCGGCAATGCCCGGCTCGTCGTCGAGATGGCACCGGGCGAGCTCGACGAGCTGATGTGGTCGTTCGCCCCGGTCGCCGGCCGCCGTCCGCGCGCGCTCGCCGAGGTTCCGGCCACGACGCCGGAGTCCGACGCGATGAGCAAGGCGCTGCGGGCACGCGGCTTCCGCTTCGTCGGCTCGACGACGATGTACGCGCTGATGCAGTCGACCGGAATGGTCGACGACCACGTCGAGGAGTGCTGGCGCGCGCGCTGA
- a CDS encoding glucose-6-phosphate dehydrogenase → MKIVASSDWRDAIPFDTLVLVADVVPGDPTRCFACGADSEPRPRTELWAYKHRHPKNHDGYVRFYCAEHRPVIERRPAASVAPPRGGTRAPRPAAERRPAKPTIPERQRAMCPNCFVEVSATGECGMCGWSGD, encoded by the coding sequence GTGAAGATCGTCGCCTCGTCGGATTGGCGCGATGCCATCCCGTTCGACACGCTCGTGCTCGTCGCCGATGTCGTGCCGGGCGACCCGACGCGCTGCTTCGCCTGCGGCGCCGACTCCGAGCCCCGCCCGCGCACCGAGCTGTGGGCCTACAAGCACCGTCATCCCAAGAACCACGACGGCTACGTGCGGTTCTACTGCGCCGAGCACCGGCCGGTCATCGAGCGCCGGCCCGCGGCATCCGTCGCCCCGCCGCGCGGCGGCACGCGCGCACCGCGCCCGGCCGCCGAGCGGCGGCCCGCGAAGCCCACGATCCCGGAGCGTCAGCGCGCGATGTGCCCGAACTGCTTCGTCGAGGTCTCGGCGACCGGCGAGTGCGGCATGTGCGGCTGGTCGGGCGACTGA
- a CDS encoding acyl-CoA dehydrogenase yields MADAVRTKKPAVHKRTPAGGAPTAPHTAEEAAEPRIDVAAVTDLLLGTWAETRREAREMIKDPAFWRIEGQPMPEHRERVLTQLHLLVEHGGSRRAMPEAYGGKNDNGANLAGFQELVLADPSLQIKSGVQWGLFGSAIFQLGTEKHHEKWLEAVIDLSLPGAFAMTETGHGSDVAAIGTTATYDPDTEEFVIHTPFRGAYKDYLGNAALHGKAATVFAQLITGGVNYGVHCFFVPIRDDEGAMLPGIVSEDDGVKGGLNGIDNGRLAFDHVRVPRFNLLDRYGQVAADGSYTSDIASPGRRFFTMLGALVQGRVSLDGASTTGTALALHIALTYANQRRQFDSGAGTEEVVLLDYGKHQRRLLPLLAQNYAQFFSHDELLKKFDGVFSGRADTPDEREDLETLAAALKPLSTWNALATIQEAREACGGSGFLAENRMVGLHQDLDVYVTFEGDNNVLLQLVGKRLLSDFAKQFKGKDAAALARYAVGQTAGKLFHGAGLRQLGQAVADLGSTARSVELGLREEQQHELLAGRVEQMVADVAAALRPASKLSPAEAAALFNTHQAELIEAARAHGELLQWEAFTDGVNHIADEGTRRVLTWLRDLFGLHLIEKHLAWYLINGRLSTQRAASVSRYIDRLCARLHPHAQDLVDAYGFEPEHVRAPIASGAERQRQDEAREYYRALAASGDAPVSEKSLKKKQGA; encoded by the coding sequence ATGGCCGACGCCGTCCGCACGAAGAAGCCCGCAGTCCACAAGCGCACGCCCGCCGGCGGCGCCCCGACCGCACCGCACACCGCGGAGGAGGCGGCCGAGCCGCGCATCGATGTGGCCGCGGTCACCGATCTGCTCCTCGGCACGTGGGCCGAGACCCGCCGCGAGGCGCGCGAGATGATCAAGGACCCCGCGTTCTGGCGCATCGAGGGCCAGCCCATGCCTGAGCACCGCGAGCGCGTGCTCACCCAGCTGCACCTGCTCGTCGAGCACGGCGGATCGCGCCGTGCGATGCCCGAGGCGTACGGCGGGAAGAACGACAACGGCGCCAACCTCGCAGGGTTCCAGGAGCTCGTGCTCGCCGACCCCAGCCTGCAGATCAAGTCCGGCGTCCAGTGGGGGCTGTTCGGGTCGGCGATCTTCCAGCTCGGCACCGAGAAGCACCACGAGAAGTGGCTGGAGGCGGTCATCGACCTGAGCCTTCCCGGCGCGTTCGCGATGACCGAGACCGGACACGGATCGGATGTCGCCGCCATCGGCACGACCGCGACCTACGACCCCGACACCGAGGAGTTCGTCATCCACACGCCGTTCCGCGGCGCGTACAAGGACTACCTGGGCAACGCGGCACTGCACGGCAAGGCGGCCACGGTGTTCGCGCAGCTCATCACGGGCGGGGTCAACTACGGCGTGCACTGCTTCTTCGTGCCGATCCGCGACGACGAGGGCGCCATGCTGCCCGGCATCGTCAGCGAGGACGACGGCGTCAAGGGCGGCCTCAACGGCATCGACAACGGCCGGCTCGCGTTCGACCACGTGCGCGTGCCGCGGTTCAACCTGCTCGACCGTTACGGCCAGGTCGCCGCCGACGGCTCGTACACCAGCGACATCGCAAGCCCGGGCCGACGCTTCTTCACGATGCTCGGCGCGCTGGTGCAGGGGCGGGTGTCGCTCGACGGCGCCTCGACCACCGGCACCGCGCTGGCCCTGCACATCGCGCTCACGTATGCGAACCAGCGCCGCCAGTTCGATTCGGGCGCGGGCACCGAAGAGGTCGTGCTGCTCGACTACGGCAAGCACCAGCGGCGCCTCCTGCCCCTCCTCGCGCAGAACTACGCCCAGTTCTTCAGCCACGATGAGCTGCTGAAGAAGTTCGACGGCGTGTTCTCGGGCCGCGCCGACACCCCCGACGAGCGCGAGGACCTCGAGACGCTCGCCGCGGCGCTCAAGCCCCTCAGCACCTGGAACGCCCTCGCGACGATCCAGGAGGCGCGCGAGGCGTGCGGCGGTTCGGGCTTCCTCGCCGAGAACCGCATGGTGGGGCTCCACCAGGACCTCGACGTCTACGTCACCTTCGAAGGCGACAACAACGTGCTGCTGCAGCTCGTCGGCAAGCGGCTGCTGTCGGACTTCGCCAAGCAGTTCAAGGGGAAGGATGCCGCGGCCCTCGCCCGCTACGCCGTCGGCCAGACCGCGGGCAAGCTGTTCCACGGCGCCGGCCTGCGTCAGCTCGGGCAGGCCGTCGCCGATCTCGGCTCGACCGCCCGCTCCGTGGAGCTGGGCCTGCGCGAGGAGCAGCAGCACGAGCTGCTCGCGGGTCGCGTGGAGCAGATGGTGGCGGATGTCGCGGCGGCACTGCGCCCCGCCTCGAAGCTGTCCCCCGCCGAGGCGGCGGCGCTGTTCAACACCCACCAGGCCGAGCTCATCGAGGCCGCCCGTGCGCACGGCGAGCTGCTGCAGTGGGAGGCGTTCACCGATGGCGTGAACCACATCGCCGACGAGGGCACCCGGCGCGTGCTGACGTGGCTGCGCGACCTGTTCGGCCTGCATCTGATCGAGAAGCACCTCGCGTGGTACCTCATCAACGGGCGTCTCTCGACCCAGCGCGCGGCATCCGTCTCCCGCTACATCGACCGCCTGTGCGCGCGGCTCCACCCGCACGCGCAGGACCTCGTCGACGCCTACGGCTTCGAGCCCGAGCACGTGCGCGCCCCCATCGCCTCGGGCGCCGAGCGGCAGCGCCAGGACGAGGCCCGCGAGTACTACCGCGCGCTCGCGGCGTCGGGCGACGCCCCGGTCTCCGAGAAGTCGCTCAAGAAGAAGCAGGGCGCCTGA
- a CDS encoding GNAT family N-acetyltransferase → MDGTLTLAPWGPGDLPLLQRANTPEMTAQLGGPETAAQLEERHDRYLRLMAAGEAAMFRIELDGTPVGGIGYWQVEHDGTPAWETGWNVLPEWQGRGIARQALRLLIRAVAERGDRDLLVAYPGVGNAASNALCRSAGFEHRGSATAPWRGGALTFNIWVLDMSPLDLSARVADVDETFTAPGLDQTRWWPYYTPHWASRDASAARVRTGPRGLELSIEDDTAPWAPDLDGELRVSHLQTGQFSGPVGSGIGQHRFREGLVVREEQPERRLWLVHHGVIEVRLAAIRHPDAMVAFWPIGFEDRPDDCGELCIAEIFGRDLDDEGGWVGVGVKPQNDPRLHEDFEKIRVDGDLTDFHDYAVEWTAERVRFFVDGRWVKTVAQRLDYPVQFMLDVYEFPRADGSRDTDALPHTLRVQRVRSFPAA, encoded by the coding sequence ATGGACGGAACCCTGACGCTCGCGCCGTGGGGTCCGGGAGACCTTCCCCTGCTGCAGCGTGCCAACACGCCGGAGATGACGGCCCAGCTGGGCGGGCCCGAGACGGCGGCGCAGCTCGAGGAGCGGCACGACCGGTATCTGCGCCTGATGGCGGCGGGCGAGGCGGCCATGTTCCGCATCGAGCTCGACGGCACGCCGGTGGGCGGCATCGGCTACTGGCAGGTCGAGCACGACGGCACTCCGGCCTGGGAGACCGGGTGGAACGTCTTGCCCGAGTGGCAGGGCCGGGGCATCGCGCGCCAGGCGCTGCGCCTGCTCATCCGCGCCGTCGCCGAGCGCGGCGATCGCGACCTGCTCGTCGCATACCCCGGCGTCGGCAATGCGGCATCGAACGCCCTGTGCCGCAGCGCCGGGTTCGAGCACCGCGGATCGGCCACCGCACCGTGGCGCGGCGGCGCGCTGACCTTCAACATCTGGGTGCTCGACATGTCACCCCTCGACCTGTCCGCCCGGGTGGCCGACGTCGACGAGACGTTCACCGCTCCCGGGCTCGACCAGACGCGCTGGTGGCCGTACTACACACCTCACTGGGCGTCACGGGACGCCTCGGCCGCCCGCGTGCGGACCGGCCCGCGCGGCCTGGAACTGTCGATCGAGGACGACACCGCCCCCTGGGCTCCCGACCTCGACGGCGAGTTGCGCGTGTCGCACCTGCAGACCGGGCAGTTCTCAGGACCTGTCGGCAGCGGCATCGGACAGCACCGCTTCCGCGAGGGTCTGGTCGTGCGCGAGGAGCAGCCGGAGCGCCGGCTGTGGCTCGTGCACCACGGCGTCATCGAGGTGCGGCTGGCCGCCATCCGCCACCCCGACGCGATGGTCGCGTTCTGGCCGATCGGGTTCGAGGACCGCCCCGACGACTGCGGCGAACTGTGCATCGCCGAGATCTTCGGTCGCGACCTCGACGACGAGGGCGGCTGGGTCGGCGTCGGCGTCAAGCCGCAGAACGACCCTCGACTGCACGAGGACTTCGAGAAGATCCGCGTCGACGGCGACCTCACCGACTTCCACGACTATGCGGTCGAGTGGACCGCCGAACGCGTGCGCTTCTTCGTCGACGGCCGCTGGGTCAAGACCGTCGCCCAGCGCCTGGACTACCCGGTGCAGTTCATGCTCGACGTCTACGAGTTCCCCCGCGCGGACGGCAGTCGCGACACCGACGCCCTCCCCCACACGCTGCGGGTACAGCGCGTGCGCTCCTTCCCCGCAGCATGA